From the Solanum pennellii chromosome 4, SPENNV200 genome, one window contains:
- the LOC107015758 gene encoding RNA-binding protein 42-like isoform X2, whose translation MSSMPSTSAAATSSSSQFTYSNDTYFPTPFHLQQQPPQPYIGAAPPPAQLPVPSVYPAPAVIPGVYTLPQFQQAQQLFQRDAQTITPEALENVKAALASCEIEHKAEAKKKAVPRKAAGHSWEDPTLSQWPENDYRLFCGDLGNEVNDDVLSKAFSRFPTFNMAKVVRDKRTGKTRGYGFVSFSNPLDLAAALKKMNGKYVGNRPIKLCKSKWQERIDHEAVESHKNRSHKKPKQAKKGIFHK comes from the exons ATGTCATCGATGCCTTCAACGTCGGCGGCAGCTACTTCATCGTCGTCGCAATTCACCTACTCGAACGACACCTACTTTCCGACGCCTTTTCATCTCCAACAACAACCTCCTCAGCCCTACATAGGTGCTGCTCCTCCGCCCGCTCAACTTCCTGTTCCTTCCGTCTATCCTGCTCCTGCTGTTATTCCTGGCGTTTACACTTTGCCTCAGTTTCAACAA GCTCAACAGTTATTCCAAAGAGACGCACAAACAATCACACCTGAAGCACTTGAAAATGTGAAAGCTGCACTTGCGAGCTGTGAAATTGAGCACAAAGCTGAGGCCAAGAAGAAAGCTGTACCGCGTAAGGCAGCAGGACATAGTTGGGAAGATCCTACTCTGTCACAGTGGCCCGAGA ATGATTATCGTCTATTCTGTGGTGATCTGGGGAATGAGGTGAATGATGATGTCCTATCAAAAGCCTTTTCAAGGTTTCCAACTTTTAATATGGCTAAG GTTGTAAGAGACAAGCGGACTGGTAAGACCAGGGGATATGGATTTGTGAGTTTTTCCAATCCATTGGATCTTGCTGCGGcacttaaaaaaatgaatg GAAAGTATGTTGGTAACCGGCCTATTAAACTTTGCAAGAGCAAGTGGCAAGAGAGAATTGACCATGAGGCTGTGGAAAGTCACAAG
- the LOC107015758 gene encoding RNA-binding protein 42-like isoform X1, whose amino-acid sequence MSSMPSTSAAATSSSSQFTYSNDTYFPTPFHLQQQPPQPYIGAAPPPAQLPVPSVYPAPAVIPGVYTLPQFQQAQQLFQRDAQTITPEALENVKAALASCEIEHKAEAKKKAVPRKAAGHSWEDPTLSQWPENDYRLFCGDLGNEVNDDVLSKAFSRFPTFNMAKVVRDKRTGKTRGYGFVSFSNPLDLAAALKKMNGKYVGNRPIKLCKSKWQERIDHEAVESHKNQSHKKPKQAKKGIFHK is encoded by the exons ATGTCATCGATGCCTTCAACGTCGGCGGCAGCTACTTCATCGTCGTCGCAATTCACCTACTCGAACGACACCTACTTTCCGACGCCTTTTCATCTCCAACAACAACCTCCTCAGCCCTACATAGGTGCTGCTCCTCCGCCCGCTCAACTTCCTGTTCCTTCCGTCTATCCTGCTCCTGCTGTTATTCCTGGCGTTTACACTTTGCCTCAGTTTCAACAA GCTCAACAGTTATTCCAAAGAGACGCACAAACAATCACACCTGAAGCACTTGAAAATGTGAAAGCTGCACTTGCGAGCTGTGAAATTGAGCACAAAGCTGAGGCCAAGAAGAAAGCTGTACCGCGTAAGGCAGCAGGACATAGTTGGGAAGATCCTACTCTGTCACAGTGGCCCGAGA ATGATTATCGTCTATTCTGTGGTGATCTGGGGAATGAGGTGAATGATGATGTCCTATCAAAAGCCTTTTCAAGGTTTCCAACTTTTAATATGGCTAAG GTTGTAAGAGACAAGCGGACTGGTAAGACCAGGGGATATGGATTTGTGAGTTTTTCCAATCCATTGGATCTTGCTGCGGcacttaaaaaaatgaatg GAAAGTATGTTGGTAACCGGCCTATTAAACTTTGCAAGAGCAAGTGGCAAGAGAGAATTGACCATGAGGCTGTGGAAAGTCACAAG AACCAATCACATAAGAAACCAAAGCAAGCAAAGAAGGGTATATTTCACAAGTGA